A genomic window from Pantoea alhagi includes:
- a CDS encoding GNAT family N-acetyltransferase produces the protein MSFSFLSSLAAVSAADWDALLPDNNPFLRYAFLRSLEESGSVGAESGWQPAHWVALEQGQLRAALPGYQKSHSWGEYVFDHSWADACYRANIPYYPKWLGAIPFSPVSGPRLLGDATSLTALLEALPEALARQGFSGAHINFTDPHSDALLAAQPGWLSRLGCQYHWHNPGYRDFQDFLDTLMSRKRKQIRKEREQVAANGISFHWLSGGELSEVQWDFVYTCYANTYAVRGQLPYLTRDFFSLLAERMPGAIQVVFAQRGTQPVAMAFSLIGDDTLYGRYWGCLAEFDRLHFETCFWQGMDYAIAHGLRHFDAGAQGEHKLVRGFEPTLTRSWHWLRHEGLRAAVGDFLQQEQAGVLAWAEEARDALPYRRGQA, from the coding sequence ATGTCGTTCTCCTTTCTCTCTTCGCTTGCTGCTGTTTCTGCCGCCGACTGGGATGCGCTACTGCCTGATAACAATCCATTTTTACGTTACGCCTTTCTGCGTTCGCTGGAAGAGAGCGGCAGCGTGGGCGCAGAAAGCGGTTGGCAACCGGCGCACTGGGTCGCCCTGGAACAGGGACAGCTGCGTGCAGCGCTGCCAGGCTATCAAAAAAGCCATTCATGGGGTGAATATGTATTCGATCACAGCTGGGCGGACGCCTGTTATCGCGCCAATATTCCCTATTATCCGAAATGGCTGGGCGCTATTCCGTTTAGTCCGGTCAGCGGGCCGCGTCTGCTGGGCGATGCCACGTCGCTGACGGCGCTGCTGGAAGCCTTGCCTGAGGCGCTTGCCCGACAGGGGTTCTCTGGCGCGCACATTAACTTTACCGATCCACACAGTGATGCGCTGTTGGCTGCGCAGCCCGGCTGGCTATCGCGCCTCGGCTGCCAGTATCACTGGCATAATCCCGGCTACCGTGATTTTCAGGATTTCCTTGATACCCTGATGTCACGCAAGCGTAAGCAGATCCGTAAAGAGCGTGAACAGGTTGCCGCTAACGGCATTAGCTTTCACTGGCTGAGCGGCGGTGAGCTGAGCGAAGTCCAATGGGATTTTGTTTATACATGTTATGCCAATACCTACGCAGTACGTGGACAGCTGCCTTATCTGACGCGTGACTTTTTCAGCCTGCTGGCGGAGCGTATGCCCGGCGCAATCCAGGTGGTTTTTGCCCAACGTGGGACGCAGCCGGTGGCAATGGCGTTTAGCCTGATCGGCGACGATACCCTGTATGGCCGTTACTGGGGCTGCCTGGCGGAATTTGACCGCCTGCATTTTGAGACCTGCTTCTGGCAGGGAATGGATTATGCCATTGCCCACGGCCTGCGCCATTTCGATGCGGGTGCGCAGGGAGAACATAAACTGGTGCGCGGTTTTGAACCTACGCTTACCCGCTCATGGCACTGGCTACGCCATGAGGGATTACGCGCAGCGGTTGGCGATTTTTTACAGCAGGAGCAGGCGGGTGTACTGGCCTGGGCGGAGGAAGCGCGTGACGCGCTCCCCTACCGCCGTGGACAGGCTTAA
- a CDS encoding ABC transporter ATP-binding protein yields MLFRRFERYINIFQDAPGEAPPDSVGAFYSYFLRQVWRSFAALLAVGLIVSLIEVALYRYLSQLIDMVNASTPAIFFQENWGTLLWMAAVAMILRPLFIGLHDLLIHQSIGPSLGSLILWQNHSYVLRQSLKFFQNDFSGRIAQRIMQTGNALRDSAVQTVDAMWHVSIYAITSLVLFAEADWRLMLPLIAWIFAYASTLRYFVPRIKARSVISSEARSKLMGCIVDGYTNITTLKLFAHTDLEQRYAQEAIGEQTQKTQQASRMLTSMDVTLSTLNGLLIGSTCGLALWLWSESLITVGAIALVTGLVIRIVNMSGWIMWVVNGIFDNIGTVQDGLTTIAQPLSVTDEPDAKPLRVTQGAIRFKNVHFDYGGGRRVINNLNLDIQPGEKIGLIGPSGAGKSTLVNLLLRLYDLEGGSISIDGQNITKVTQTSLRAQIGMITQDTSLLHRSIRDNLLYGRPDATEEELWTAIRRARADDFIPLLSDNEGRTGLDAHLGERGVKLSGGQRQRIAIARVLLKDAPILIMDEATSALDSEVEAAIQESLDTLMEGKTVIAIAHRLSTIARLDRLVVLQQGKIIEMGNHQQLLAHNGLYARLWRHQTGNFVGDH; encoded by the coding sequence ATGCTATTTCGCCGTTTCGAACGTTATATCAATATTTTTCAGGACGCACCCGGCGAAGCACCGCCGGATAGCGTGGGGGCCTTTTACAGTTACTTTCTGCGTCAGGTCTGGCGCAGCTTCGCCGCGCTGCTGGCGGTCGGCCTGATTGTTTCGCTGATTGAAGTGGCGCTCTACCGTTATTTAAGTCAGCTGATCGATATGGTCAACGCCTCAACGCCTGCCATCTTCTTTCAGGAAAACTGGGGAACGCTGTTGTGGATGGCGGCGGTAGCGATGATTCTGCGTCCGCTGTTTATCGGTCTGCACGATCTGCTAATCCATCAAAGCATCGGTCCCAGCCTGGGCAGCCTGATCCTGTGGCAGAACCACAGCTATGTGCTGCGTCAAAGCCTGAAATTCTTCCAGAACGATTTTTCCGGGCGTATCGCCCAGCGCATTATGCAGACCGGTAATGCGCTGCGTGATTCGGCAGTCCAGACCGTTGACGCCATGTGGCACGTTTCTATTTACGCCATCACCTCGCTGGTGCTGTTTGCCGAAGCGGACTGGCGACTAATGCTGCCGCTGATCGCCTGGATTTTCGCTTATGCCAGCACGCTGCGCTATTTTGTGCCGCGTATCAAAGCGCGATCGGTGATCTCTTCTGAGGCGCGTTCAAAGCTGATGGGCTGCATTGTTGATGGCTATACCAACATCACCACGCTAAAGCTGTTTGCTCATACCGATCTGGAGCAGCGCTACGCGCAGGAGGCGATAGGCGAGCAAACGCAGAAAACGCAGCAGGCCAGCCGGATGCTGACCAGCATGGATGTGACGCTCTCTACACTGAATGGTTTACTGATCGGTTCCACCTGCGGACTGGCGCTGTGGCTGTGGAGCGAGTCACTGATCACCGTCGGCGCGATTGCGCTGGTAACCGGGCTGGTGATCCGTATTGTGAATATGTCCGGCTGGATTATGTGGGTGGTCAACGGCATTTTTGACAATATCGGTACGGTTCAGGATGGCCTGACCACCATTGCGCAGCCGCTAAGCGTCACCGACGAGCCGGATGCTAAACCGCTACGCGTAACGCAGGGTGCGATCCGTTTTAAAAATGTCCATTTTGACTATGGCGGTGGTCGGCGGGTAATCAATAACCTCAACCTGGATATTCAGCCCGGCGAAAAGATCGGGCTGATTGGGCCGTCGGGTGCGGGAAAATCGACGCTGGTTAACCTGCTGCTGCGGCTGTATGACCTGGAAGGCGGCAGCATCAGCATTGATGGTCAAAATATTACAAAAGTCACCCAAACCAGCCTGCGGGCGCAGATTGGCATGATCACCCAGGATACTTCGCTGCTGCATCGATCTATTCGCGATAACTTGCTGTATGGCCGTCCCGACGCTACCGAAGAGGAGCTGTGGACGGCGATCCGTCGGGCGCGCGCCGATGATTTTATTCCGTTGCTTTCCGACAACGAAGGGCGTACCGGGCTGGATGCGCATCTGGGCGAGCGCGGCGTGAAGCTTTCCGGGGGTCAGCGCCAGCGTATCGCTATCGCGCGCGTGCTGTTAAAAGATGCGCCAATTTTGATCATGGATGAGGCCACCTCCGCGCTCGATTCAGAGGTAGAGGCGGCGATTCAGGAGAGCCTGGATACCCTGATGGAGGGCAAAACGGTGATCGCCATTGCCCACCGCCTCTCGACAATTGCCAGACTCGATCGGCTGGTAGTGCTGCAACAGGGCAAAATTATCGAGATGGGTAATCACCAGCAGTTGCTGGCGCATAACGGGCTATATGCCCGTTTGTGGCGTCATCAAACCGGCAACTTTGTCGGCGATCATTAA
- a CDS encoding alpha/beta hydrolase has protein sequence MTKKLVIFLHGVGSNGDDLAGLGPHWAPLLPATAFAAPDAPFRFDHGPGFQWFSLDGVTAQNRGERVREARAAFDKTLHGLLSAHQITQPEKVLLVGFSQGSIMALDALASGRWPLAGVVAFSGRLATPDPLMPVRNAPVLLVHGRADPVIPWEETESAALRLKAAGMSVETLFESGVGHTISGSGAQRAVNFIARCFNGSEH, from the coding sequence ATGACAAAAAAACTGGTGATTTTTCTACACGGCGTTGGCAGCAACGGCGACGATCTGGCCGGGCTGGGCCCGCACTGGGCGCCGCTGCTGCCTGCCACCGCTTTTGCCGCGCCCGATGCGCCCTTTCGCTTCGATCATGGTCCCGGCTTTCAGTGGTTCAGCCTTGATGGCGTAACCGCGCAAAACCGTGGGGAACGGGTAAGAGAAGCCCGCGCCGCCTTTGATAAGACGCTGCATGGTTTGCTGAGCGCGCATCAGATTACACAACCGGAAAAGGTACTGCTGGTGGGCTTTTCGCAGGGGTCAATTATGGCACTGGATGCGCTGGCGTCCGGGCGCTGGCCGTTAGCGGGCGTGGTGGCTTTTTCCGGTCGCCTGGCTACGCCCGACCCGCTGATGCCGGTACGTAACGCGCCGGTGCTGCTGGTGCATGGCAGAGCCGATCCGGTGATCCCGTGGGAGGAGACGGAATCTGCCGCGCTGCGTCTGAAGGCGGCGGGCATGTCGGTAGAAACCCTGTTTGAAAGTGGCGTCGGCCATACCATTTCCGGCTCCGGCGCACAGCGAGCGGTTAATTTTATTGCCCGCTGCTTTAACGGCAGCGAGCACTAA
- a CDS encoding sugar phosphate isomerase/epimerase family protein, with product MANPVFLNLVLLEGEPLTLLHAAKQAGFDEVEIWQENVQAAEGGAKAIRAQAQRLNLGFTNCQVLRDFAGAPLALREEKRQQAQQFFQLAQAIGCRTVQAPACTREDCQAELIDEDLCWLSAGAARHDLRIMYEPMAWSTVDNRLGMAWQRLKRLDLPNVGLVVDLFHIAARGDDASVLEDIPPQRIYEVQLCDMAEAVTPDDMLQLVDSARHHRLLPGDGILPVADFVAALQRKGYRGPVGIEVFNNRLKQQPPQVTAAQAFAALRRCWP from the coding sequence ATGGCTAACCCTGTATTTCTTAATCTGGTACTGCTGGAAGGCGAACCGCTTACGCTGCTGCACGCCGCGAAGCAGGCTGGTTTCGATGAGGTGGAGATCTGGCAGGAAAATGTGCAGGCGGCAGAAGGCGGCGCAAAGGCCATTCGGGCGCAGGCGCAGCGGCTTAATCTGGGGTTCACCAACTGTCAGGTGCTGCGTGATTTCGCTGGCGCGCCGCTGGCACTGCGTGAAGAGAAGCGACAGCAGGCGCAGCAGTTTTTTCAGCTGGCGCAGGCAATAGGTTGCCGCACGGTTCAGGCACCTGCCTGCACACGCGAGGATTGCCAGGCTGAGCTGATTGATGAAGATTTGTGCTGGCTCTCCGCCGGGGCGGCGCGGCACGATTTGCGCATCATGTATGAGCCGATGGCCTGGAGTACGGTGGATAACCGACTGGGTATGGCCTGGCAACGGCTGAAACGGCTCGATCTGCCCAACGTCGGGCTGGTGGTGGATCTGTTTCATATCGCTGCACGTGGCGATGATGCCAGCGTGCTGGAAGACATTCCGCCGCAGCGGATTTACGAAGTACAGCTGTGCGATATGGCTGAGGCAGTCACGCCGGACGATATGTTGCAGTTGGTTGATAGCGCACGTCATCATCGTCTGCTGCCCGGTGATGGCATTTTGCCGGTGGCGGATTTTGTCGCTGCGCTGCAGCGTAAAGGCTATCGCGGCCCGGTCGGAATTGAAGTGTTTAACAATCGGCTGAAGCAGCAACCGCCGCAGGTTACCGCTGCGCAGGCGTTTGCCGCTCTGCGCCGGTGCTGGCCTTAA
- the crcB gene encoding fluoride efflux transporter CrcB: MLKSMLAVMLGGATGCTLRWLISLRFNALFPNLPPGTLLVNLLGGLIIGIATAWFMKNPHLSPEWKLLIVTGLCGGLTTFSTFSAEIMLLMQSGKYIWAMGHVLVHVVGSLLMTFAGFTLVTLLG, translated from the coding sequence ATGTTGAAATCTATGCTGGCAGTTATGCTCGGGGGTGCCACAGGCTGTACGCTGCGTTGGCTAATTTCGTTGCGCTTTAATGCGCTGTTTCCAAATTTGCCGCCGGGTACGCTGCTGGTTAATCTGCTGGGCGGCCTGATCATCGGTATCGCCACCGCCTGGTTTATGAAGAATCCGCACCTTTCTCCAGAATGGAAATTGCTGATTGTCACCGGACTGTGTGGCGGGCTGACCACCTTTTCCACCTTCTCGGCAGAAATCATGTTGCTGATGCAAAGCGGCAAATATATCTGGGCAATGGGTCACGTACTGGTTCATGTTGTTGGCTCGTTGCTGATGACCTTTGCCGGTTTCACCCTGGTTACCCTGCTGGGCTAG
- a CDS encoding DUF1624 domain-containing protein: MSDKLVQRLQAIDALRGLVILLMLLDHVRETFYLHKQLADPIDVANTDPALFISRTLAHLCAPVFVFLTGLSAALYQQKKQSRKAVSLFLLKRGLVLVVLELTLVNFAWTFSFPPEVLYLQVIWAIGLSMLALGGLLWLPLWAIVTVGVVLVAGHNLLDHIHAASGTFWHLPWAILHDRGWIELGDSLRMRTSYPVLPWIGVIALGYCAGQLWQPACNRATRGKIFLTSAASLLGLFVLLRLLNGYGEKPWQAGNTLGESAMAFFNITKYPPSLLFICLTLAVGLTLLALFERIEERSRTIAWLAVFGSAPMFFYLLHLYVLKGMYLVAEASWGKNQGDWFGFDAVWQLWFCMLLLALLLWWPVRAFARLKQQRRDIRWLKYF, from the coding sequence ATGTCCGATAAGCTTGTTCAACGGCTGCAGGCTATTGATGCGCTGCGTGGCCTGGTGATCCTGTTAATGCTGCTGGATCACGTGCGTGAAACCTTCTATCTGCATAAACAGCTCGCCGATCCGATTGATGTCGCCAATACCGATCCGGCGTTGTTCATCAGTCGTACTCTGGCGCATCTGTGCGCACCGGTTTTTGTGTTTTTAACCGGCCTCTCCGCCGCGCTTTATCAGCAAAAAAAGCAGAGCCGTAAAGCCGTTTCGCTGTTCCTGCTGAAGCGCGGCCTGGTGCTGGTGGTACTGGAACTGACGCTGGTTAACTTCGCCTGGACCTTCAGCTTCCCCCCGGAAGTGCTCTATTTACAGGTAATTTGGGCGATTGGCCTGAGTATGCTGGCGCTTGGCGGGCTGCTGTGGCTGCCGCTTTGGGCTATCGTCACCGTCGGGGTTGTGCTGGTGGCGGGACATAATCTACTCGACCATATTCATGCTGCATCCGGTACGTTCTGGCATCTGCCATGGGCGATTTTGCACGATCGCGGCTGGATTGAATTAGGCGATTCGCTGCGGATGCGTACGTCCTATCCGGTGCTGCCGTGGATTGGCGTCATTGCGCTGGGCTACTGTGCGGGCCAGCTCTGGCAACCGGCCTGCAACCGCGCAACACGCGGCAAAATATTTCTGACCAGCGCCGCCAGCCTGCTGGGGCTGTTCGTGCTGCTACGTTTGCTTAACGGCTATGGTGAAAAACCGTGGCAGGCAGGCAATACGCTGGGCGAAAGCGCAATGGCGTTTTTTAATATCACCAAATATCCGCCCTCGCTGCTGTTTATCTGCCTGACGCTGGCAGTCGGCCTGACGCTGCTGGCGCTGTTTGAACGTATCGAAGAGCGCAGTCGTACTATTGCCTGGCTGGCGGTATTTGGCAGCGCGCCGATGTTTTTCTATTTGCTGCATCTTTACGTTCTGAAAGGCATGTATCTGGTCGCTGAGGCAAGCTGGGGGAAAAATCAGGGTGACTGGTTCGGCTTCGATGCCGTCTGGCAACTGTGGTTCTGTATGCTGCTGCTGGCACTGCTGCTGTGGTGGCCGGTACGCGCCTTTGCCCGACTGAAGCAACAAAGGCGTGATATCCGCTGGCTGAAATATTTCTGA
- a CDS encoding mobilization protein, giving the protein MSLRTKGMVRMVSQTWLTIVLASVLLIASSAGILWWQGQQILDNYTSIREQKDVLEKLNARTWGVRYQEDNQERFLVLPEGVKADMNWTFDNGRKNGIRLMQK; this is encoded by the coding sequence ATGAGCCTGCGCACGAAAGGGATGGTGCGGATGGTCAGCCAGACGTGGCTGACCATCGTACTGGCGTCGGTCCTGCTGATCGCCTCCAGCGCGGGCATTCTGTGGTGGCAGGGGCAGCAGATACTCGACAACTACACGAGCATCCGGGAGCAGAAGGACGTGCTGGAGAAGCTGAACGCGAGAACGTGGGGCGTGAGATACCAGGAAGACAACCAGGAGCGCTTTCTGGTGCTGCCGGAAGGCGTGAAAGCGGACATGAACTGGACGTTCGACAACGGCAGGAAAAACGGCATCAGACTGATGCAGAAGTAG
- a CDS encoding MbeD family mobilization/exclusion protein: MSELEKQLLSALEQLQQDYSKRLDEWENAFAEWRTMSGLMQRENAALSERVTGLSRQVQSLSEQLRRLSSG; this comes from the coding sequence ATGTCGGAGCTGGAAAAACAGTTGCTGAGCGCATTAGAGCAGCTACAGCAGGACTACTCGAAAAGGCTGGACGAGTGGGAGAACGCCTTCGCGGAATGGCGGACGATGTCTGGTCTTATGCAACGGGAGAACGCGGCGCTGAGCGAGCGCGTCACGGGCTTGAGCAGGCAGGTGCAGAGTTTGAGCGAGCAGCTGCGCCGGTTGTCGAGCGGCTGA
- a CDS encoding general stress protein, with amino-acid sequence MTQHRGGSGNFAEDREKASEAGKKGGQQSGGNFKNDREKASEAGKKGGQNSRRS; translated from the coding sequence ATGACTCAGCATCGTGGTGGTTCAGGTAACTTTGCAGAAGATCGTGAAAAAGCCTCTGAAGCCGGTAAGAAAGGCGGCCAACAAAGCGGCGGTAACTTTAAAAATGACCGCGAAAAAGCCTCTGAAGCAGGCAAAAAAGGCGGACAGAA